A region of Deinococcus rubellus DNA encodes the following proteins:
- a CDS encoding ATP-binding protein: MTLTPVELQRYLSALVEQNLPLSTMIWGPPGVGKSSIVAQIAAAHELEFVDVRLSQLAPTDLRGLPVAEHGISRWYPPEFLPTGGRGILFLDEVNMAPPTMQGMAQQLILDRKVGSYELPPHWFVWAAGNRKEDRASVFDMPAPLANRFLHLTVRSDFDSWRGYALGRNLHEQIIAFLTFRPELLHRLDPTQPAWPSPRAWEMASALWRSGLDVAPAIGEAAGAEFVAFVRLYEQLPDLGDVLDGGGLGLRLPPEPSVRYAAVVGLAARAKDAAQAYNAFRWLANGAGPEWLQLYVATLVSKFQAQGHLADLVELMQRDPELAALVGSAAELAEA, translated from the coding sequence TTGACCCTGACCCCTGTCGAACTGCAACGCTACCTCTCCGCCCTCGTCGAGCAGAACCTGCCCCTCTCGACCATGATCTGGGGACCGCCCGGCGTAGGCAAATCCAGCATCGTGGCGCAGATCGCCGCCGCCCACGAGCTTGAGTTTGTGGACGTGAGGTTGTCGCAACTTGCGCCCACCGATCTGCGCGGCCTGCCCGTCGCGGAGCACGGCATCTCACGCTGGTATCCGCCGGAGTTCTTGCCGACCGGGGGCCGGGGGATTTTGTTTCTGGATGAGGTCAACATGGCCCCGCCCACCATGCAGGGCATGGCCCAGCAGCTCATTTTGGACCGTAAGGTGGGCAGCTACGAGCTGCCGCCGCACTGGTTTGTCTGGGCGGCGGGCAACCGCAAGGAAGACCGCGCCAGCGTGTTCGACATGCCCGCGCCACTGGCTAACCGATTCCTGCACCTGACGGTTCGCAGCGACTTTGATTCGTGGCGCGGCTACGCGCTGGGCCGCAATTTGCACGAGCAGATCATCGCCTTCCTGACCTTCCGGCCCGAACTGCTGCACCGCCTCGACCCCACCCAACCGGCCTGGCCGAGTCCGCGTGCCTGGGAAATGGCTTCGGCCCTGTGGCGCAGCGGGCTGGACGTGGCCCCGGCCATCGGTGAGGCGGCAGGCGCGGAGTTCGTGGCTTTCGTGCGCCTCTACGAGCAGCTTCCCGATCTGGGCGACGTGCTGGACGGCGGCGGGCTGGGCCTGCGGCTGCCCCCCGAGCCGAGCGTGCGCTACGCGGCGGTGGTGGGCCTGGCGGCGCGGGCCAAGGACGCGGCGCAGGCCTACAACGCCTTTCGCTGGCTGGCGAACGGAGCGGGGCCGGAGTGGTTGCAGCTCTATGTGGCGACGCTCGTGAGTAAGTTCCAGGCCCAGGGCCACCTGGCCGACCTCGTCGAACTGATGCAGCGCGACCCCGAACTGGCCGCACTGGTCGGCAGCGCGGCAGAACTGGCGGAAGCCTGA
- a CDS encoding quinone-dependent dihydroorotate dehydrogenase, whose translation MYARLKPALFRLDAEQAHHLTMNACALAGRLPGLPALIGSLTRATAPALGQQLWGFSFASPLGLAAGLDKNAEAIGVFSNIGFGFLEVGTVTPRPQPGNPAPRLFRLPSDEALINRMGFNNRGLAALEHRLAGPHAVPVWANIGKNKDTSNAQAADDYLAGVRALAGVADGFVINVSSPNTPGLRALQSAAELHELVRVVLSEAEKQRVRTLRALPVLVKLAPDLSDTDFEASVDAAVRAGASGLILSNTTLSRDGLSHPYRAESGGLSGRPLTGRSTELVRRAFRQTAGALTIVGVGGVFSAQDAYAKIRAGASLVEVYTALIYQGPDLPRRINAGLLELLRRDGFTHVSEAIGVSA comes from the coding sequence ATGTACGCCCGCCTCAAACCCGCACTTTTTCGCCTCGACGCCGAGCAGGCCCACCACCTGACCATGAACGCCTGCGCCCTGGCTGGTCGGCTCCCCGGCCTGCCTGCGCTGATCGGCTCGCTGACCAGGGCGACTGCACCGGCGCTCGGCCAGCAGCTGTGGGGCTTTTCCTTCGCGTCCCCACTTGGTCTGGCGGCGGGCCTGGACAAGAACGCTGAAGCCATTGGCGTGTTCTCTAACATCGGCTTCGGCTTTCTTGAGGTCGGCACGGTGACGCCGCGCCCGCAACCCGGCAACCCTGCGCCGCGCCTGTTTCGCCTGCCGTCCGATGAAGCACTGATCAACCGGATGGGCTTCAACAACCGGGGGCTGGCTGCTTTGGAACACCGGCTGGCTGGCCCGCACGCTGTTCCCGTCTGGGCCAACATTGGCAAAAACAAGGACACCTCCAACGCGCAGGCGGCAGACGATTATCTGGCCGGAGTACGGGCGCTGGCAGGCGTGGCCGACGGGTTTGTCATCAACGTTAGCAGTCCCAATACGCCGGGGTTGCGGGCGCTGCAAAGTGCGGCCGAGCTGCACGAGCTGGTTCGCGTCGTGCTGTCCGAGGCCGAGAAGCAGCGCGTCCGAACCCTGCGGGCCTTGCCGGTGCTGGTCAAGCTGGCCCCCGACCTGAGCGACACCGACTTTGAGGCCAGCGTGGACGCCGCCGTGCGGGCCGGGGCCTCGGGCCTGATCCTCTCCAACACAACCCTGAGCCGCGACGGCCTGAGCCATCCCTACCGGGCCGAGTCGGGCGGCCTCAGCGGGCGGCCCCTGACCGGGCGCAGCACCGAACTGGTGCGCCGGGCCTTCCGGCAGACGGCGGGCGCACTGACGATTGTCGGTGTGGGCGGCGTGTTCTCGGCCCAGGACGCCTACGCCAAGATTCGCGCAGGGGCCAGCCTGGTCGAGGTCTACACCGCCCTGATCTACCAGGGGCCGGACCTGCCGCGGCGCATCAACGCCGGACTGCTGGAGCTGCTGCGCCGCGACGGGTTCACGCATGTCAGCGAGGCGATTGGAGTCAGTGCCTAG
- a CDS encoding vWA domain-containing protein, with the protein MTRPDPTFERLVSGSRLRLRGKSAFFATLLLHADIVPSREVLLAGTDGERVYVNPENAATLSADSFDGLLLHEVLHAALSHVPRRGPREKQKWNRAANLIVNGMVAQAGLPVPPDAARDEHLEQLSVEEVYVSLGESDEDDGDSDLMDGPPSDAPPKGEKSSDVKRQWDQALAQARSVEAMTGKGDDPLGMHRELRRLEPARLDWRSQLWRFLARTPVDFGGFDRRFVGRGLYLEALDDESLRALIAVDTSGSVDDDAVRALIGEVQGVLGAYPHVQATLYYADTEAYGPYELRPGDEIPAPQGGGGTDFRPVFREAETAEPDVIIYLTDGYGDFPLQAPRAPTLWVVPPGGLEDSGFPFGDVLRLEDGQ; encoded by the coding sequence ATGACCCGGCCCGACCCCACCTTCGAGCGCCTCGTCTCCGGCTCACGGCTCAGGCTGCGCGGCAAGAGCGCTTTCTTCGCCACGCTGCTGCTGCACGCCGACATCGTGCCGAGCCGGGAAGTGCTGCTGGCCGGAACCGACGGCGAGCGGGTCTATGTCAATCCCGAGAACGCGGCCACCTTATCCGCCGACAGCTTTGACGGTCTGCTTCTGCATGAGGTGCTGCACGCGGCCCTCTCGCATGTGCCCCGGCGTGGCCCCCGCGAGAAGCAGAAATGGAACCGCGCTGCCAACCTGATTGTCAACGGCATGGTGGCGCAGGCGGGCCTGCCGGTGCCGCCCGACGCCGCCCGCGACGAGCATCTGGAGCAGCTCAGCGTGGAGGAGGTCTACGTTTCGCTGGGCGAGAGTGACGAGGACGACGGCGACAGCGATCTGATGGACGGGCCGCCGAGCGACGCGCCGCCCAAGGGAGAAAAATCCAGCGACGTCAAGCGGCAGTGGGATCAGGCACTGGCCCAGGCCCGCAGCGTGGAAGCCATGACCGGCAAGGGCGACGACCCGCTGGGTATGCACCGTGAACTCCGGCGGCTGGAACCGGCCCGGCTCGACTGGCGTTCGCAACTGTGGCGCTTCCTGGCACGCACCCCGGTGGATTTCGGCGGCTTTGATCGGCGTTTTGTCGGGCGCGGGTTGTACCTGGAAGCATTGGACGACGAAAGCCTGCGCGCCCTGATCGCGGTGGACACTTCCGGCAGCGTGGACGACGACGCGGTGCGGGCGCTGATCGGTGAGGTGCAGGGCGTGCTGGGCGCATACCCGCACGTGCAGGCCACCCTCTACTACGCCGACACCGAGGCCTATGGCCCCTACGAGTTGCGCCCCGGCGACGAGATTCCCGCGCCTCAGGGCGGCGGAGGCACCGATTTCCGGCCTGTCTTTCGGGAAGCCGAGACCGCCGAGCCGGACGTCATTATTTACCTCACCGACGGCTACGGCGACTTTCCGCTCCAGGCTCCCCGCGCCCCGACATTGTGGGTGGTGCCGCCGGGCGGACTGGAGGACAGCGGCTTTCCGTTCGGAGATGTGTTGAGGCTGGAAGACGGGCAGTAG
- a CDS encoding RrF2 family transcriptional regulator: protein MWVSTKAQYGLRALIDIGQRPGAAVPLKDVSERQGISQHYLEQIASNLRRAGFIRSIRGAHGGYILSRPPQQINAWDVVVAMEGSIAPVACIEDDHSCDRTGTCSTEGLWRRVDTAIRGVLGSASLADLMEEEAQARHGQLVQFGPMPSHL from the coding sequence ATGTGGGTTTCAACCAAGGCTCAGTACGGTTTGCGCGCCCTGATCGACATCGGCCAGCGTCCCGGTGCGGCGGTGCCGCTCAAGGACGTTTCGGAGCGTCAGGGCATCAGCCAGCATTATCTGGAGCAGATCGCTTCCAACCTGCGCCGCGCCGGATTTATTCGCAGCATTCGGGGCGCACACGGGGGCTACATCCTCTCGCGCCCGCCGCAGCAGATCAACGCCTGGGACGTGGTGGTGGCGATGGAGGGCAGCATCGCGCCCGTCGCCTGCATCGAAGACGACCATAGTTGTGACCGCACTGGCACCTGCTCCACCGAAGGGCTGTGGCGGCGGGTGGACACTGCCATTCGCGGCGTGCTGGGCAGTGCCAGCCTGGCCGATTTGATGGAAGAGGAAGCCCAGGCCCGGCACGGCCAGCTCGTGCAGTTCGGGCCGATGCCCAGTCATCTGTAG
- a CDS encoding CHASE domain-containing protein encodes MSVARLPRPRLALRITPLVVLLLALLLSAVLAALVGYFVAEQQRARFQREVATFDASLMRRLDSYVNVMISTRALWSTGADIDRATFGRYVQDLNLPQRLPGARLLGFARWVPPTLLSIYTQDQRRSLPTFTVYPATAGNHVPVTFSEPPGSNTPAVLGYDMYSEPLRRAAIDEARRLNQPVATAPLQLVDDLGAAQPAVILYLPVARGGALYGFVYVPVRLSDLVSSLRGEQRRAANLNLELQITDGPSLLYGGVTPGAAFEDTSRIEVAGRTWTVTHAALASFGRDWAAAAPWLVLLAGALVGSLAALLFQAQVRARLRAEDISRSLALSRSSLERARAEFEAIFRSMHDTAVFTDTNNLVLYANDALEHQFGYAPHDLRGQSIAALHADGRIDRSTSLERVTTVYRRRNGQRFYGEMQRSAVRNERGEVIGQLEVIHDISERIDAERALKAGERRYQGVLEAVPYPLWVTSNGDEVAYRNVKYQQMFGEAMIRDVLHPEDRAALERAWQASSRSAQTMVLELRLQVETAYRYFVLVGAPILDAGGQVSEWVFSVSDVHDRLQAERLALHNEERYRGVLEGMPQVVWLTDAQGQPTYFNRRWHDYVGGERAGGRFLDAVHPDDRPEFSRRWAQALGSHDPFEFEHRLLGAGGTYHTFVTRSVAIHGGQGQLLEWVGTSTDIDDQVYAEWSSRLIAAISGQLIGGEGLMPDSGVPGLRAALSLMNERFTSLSALWIKYASGHLASPISQVRGHVREVLLLSHPDVVAGAQQALTSTDPVVVEGEALLESNLSGLLLIPLGGKRLQGGDEAMLLALGFRQKVRDRDLELAQELASRLSVALESAQLSRRVREAQEELRELNASLEERVTQRTTELEEANRELEAFSYSVSHDLRTPLRHIVGFTDLLQKDTGSSLGPRGQRYMGIIGDAASRMGQLIDDLLEFSRMGRQEMRQSRVSLTDLVAEVIAELQLSSPGREAQWDVGELPQVRGDASLLRQVLLNLLGNAVKYSARAEQPTVRLRASQTDTQMVLEVRDNGVGFDPRYADKLFGVFQRLHRADEFEGSGIGLANVRRIVLRHGGSVWAESQLGEGATFYVALPHLVEDSAAAPLTENMPVASGTGSEVGD; translated from the coding sequence GTGAGCGTTGCCCGGCTGCCCCGACCTCGCCTGGCCCTGCGGATCACGCCGCTGGTGGTGCTGCTGCTGGCGCTGCTGCTCTCGGCGGTTCTGGCGGCGCTGGTGGGCTATTTTGTGGCCGAGCAGCAGCGCGCCCGCTTTCAGCGCGAGGTGGCGACCTTCGACGCCAGCCTGATGCGGCGGCTCGACAGCTACGTCAACGTGATGATCTCCACGCGGGCGCTGTGGAGCACTGGGGCCGACATCGACCGGGCCACCTTCGGGCGCTATGTCCAGGATCTCAATCTGCCGCAGCGGTTGCCCGGCGCACGCCTCCTGGGCTTTGCCCGCTGGGTGCCGCCCACCCTGCTGAGCATCTACACCCAGGACCAGCGCCGCAGCTTACCGACCTTCACGGTGTATCCGGCTACTGCGGGCAATCACGTGCCGGTGACTTTTTCCGAGCCGCCCGGCAGCAACACGCCCGCCGTGCTGGGTTACGACATGTACAGTGAGCCGCTGCGCCGGGCCGCCATCGATGAGGCCCGCCGCCTCAACCAGCCGGTGGCCACCGCGCCGCTGCAACTCGTCGACGATCTGGGGGCGGCTCAGCCCGCCGTGATCCTGTACCTGCCGGTGGCGCGCGGCGGAGCGCTGTACGGCTTCGTTTACGTGCCGGTGCGCCTCAGCGATCTGGTGAGCAGTCTGCGCGGCGAACAGCGCCGGGCCGCCAACCTCAACCTCGAACTCCAGATCACTGACGGCCCGTCGCTGCTCTACGGCGGCGTCACTCCGGGCGCAGCTTTCGAGGATACCTCGCGCATCGAGGTGGCGGGGCGCACCTGGACCGTGACCCACGCCGCTTTGGCCAGTTTCGGGCGCGACTGGGCTGCCGCTGCGCCCTGGCTGGTGCTGCTGGCGGGCGCGCTGGTCGGCAGCCTCGCCGCCCTGCTGTTTCAGGCCCAGGTCCGCGCCCGGCTGCGCGCCGAGGACATCAGCCGCTCGCTGGCCCTGTCGCGCTCCAGCTTGGAGCGGGCGCGGGCCGAGTTCGAGGCGATCTTCCGCTCGATGCACGACACCGCCGTCTTTACCGACACCAACAATCTGGTGCTCTACGCCAACGACGCGCTGGAGCATCAGTTCGGCTACGCGCCGCACGATCTGCGCGGCCAGAGCATCGCCGCCCTGCATGCCGATGGGCGCATTGACCGCAGCACGTCCCTGGAGCGCGTCACCACCGTCTACCGCCGCCGCAACGGGCAGCGCTTCTACGGCGAGATGCAGCGCAGCGCCGTCAGAAACGAGCGCGGCGAGGTCATCGGACAGCTCGAGGTCATCCACGATATCAGCGAGCGCATCGACGCCGAGCGCGCCCTCAAGGCCGGGGAGCGGCGCTACCAGGGCGTGCTGGAAGCCGTGCCGTATCCGCTGTGGGTCACCAGCAACGGCGACGAGGTGGCCTACCGCAACGTCAAGTACCAGCAGATGTTCGGCGAGGCGATGATCCGCGACGTGCTGCACCCGGAAGACCGCGCGGCCCTGGAGCGTGCCTGGCAAGCGTCGAGCCGCAGTGCTCAGACGATGGTATTGGAGCTGAGACTACAGGTGGAGACTGCCTACCGCTACTTCGTGCTGGTGGGCGCACCGATTCTGGATGCGGGTGGACAGGTCAGCGAGTGGGTTTTCTCGGTCAGTGACGTGCATGACCGCCTGCAAGCCGAGCGGTTGGCCCTGCACAACGAGGAGCGCTACCGGGGCGTGCTGGAAGGCATGCCGCAGGTGGTGTGGCTGACCGACGCGCAGGGCCAGCCGACCTACTTCAACCGCCGCTGGCACGATTATGTGGGCGGGGAGCGTGCCGGGGGCCGTTTTCTGGACGCTGTGCACCCGGACGACCGCCCGGAGTTCAGTCGCCGCTGGGCGCAGGCGCTGGGCAGCCACGACCCGTTCGAATTCGAGCATCGCCTGCTTGGCGCAGGCGGCACCTACCACACCTTCGTGACCCGCAGCGTCGCCATTCACGGCGGGCAGGGGCAGCTGCTCGAATGGGTCGGCACCAGCACCGACATCGACGATCAGGTGTATGCCGAGTGGAGTTCGCGGCTCATCGCGGCCATCAGCGGGCAGCTCATCGGCGGCGAGGGGTTGATGCCCGACAGCGGCGTGCCGGGCCTGCGCGCCGCCCTGAGTCTGATGAATGAGCGCTTCACGTCGCTCTCGGCGCTGTGGATCAAGTACGCCTCGGGCCATCTGGCCTCGCCGATCAGCCAGGTGCGCGGGCATGTGCGAGAGGTGCTGCTGCTCTCGCACCCTGACGTGGTCGCGGGCGCGCAGCAGGCACTGACCAGCACCGATCCGGTGGTCGTCGAGGGAGAAGCGCTGCTCGAAAGTAACCTCTCGGGCCTGCTGCTGATTCCGCTGGGCGGCAAGCGGCTTCAGGGCGGTGACGAGGCCATGCTGCTGGCGCTGGGTTTCCGGCAAAAGGTCCGTGACCGCGACCTGGAACTGGCCCAGGAACTCGCCAGCCGCCTGAGCGTGGCCCTGGAAAGTGCCCAGCTCTCGCGGCGGGTGCGCGAGGCCCAGGAAGAACTGCGCGAACTCAACGCCTCCCTGGAAGAGCGGGTGACCCAGCGCACCACCGAACTCGAGGAAGCCAACCGCGAACTCGAAGCCTTCAGTTACAGTGTCTCGCACGATCTCCGCACGCCGCTGCGCCACATCGTCGGGTTTACCGACCTGCTCCAGAAAGACACGGGCAGCAGCCTTGGCCCGCGTGGGCAGCGCTACATGGGCATCATCGGTGATGCGGCCTCCAGAATGGGCCAGCTCATTGACGACCTGCTCGAATTCTCGCGGATGGGCCGTCAGGAAATGCGCCAGAGTCGGGTCTCGCTCACCGATCTGGTGGCTGAGGTCATCGCCGAACTCCAACTCAGTTCGCCGGGCCGGGAAGCGCAGTGGGACGTAGGCGAGCTGCCGCAGGTGCGCGGCGACGCTTCGCTGCTCAGGCAGGTGCTGCTCAATCTGCTCGGCAACGCCGTGAAGTACAGCGCCAGGGCCGAGCAGCCCACCGTGCGCCTGCGCGCCAGCCAGACCGACACCCAGATGGTTCTGGAAGTCCGCGACAACGGGGTGGGCTTCGATCCGCGTTACGCTGACAAGCTGTTCGGGGTCTTTCAGCGCCTGCACCGCGCCGACGAGTTCGAGGGCAGCGGCATCGGGCTGGCCAACGTCCGGCGCATCGTGCTGCGTCACGGCGGCAGCGTCTGGGCCGAGAGTCAACTGGGCGAGGGCGCGACTTTTTACGTGGCCCTGCCGCATCTGGTCGAAGATTCTGCAGCGGCCCCACTGACCGAGAACATGCCGGTGGCGTCTGGAACGGGCAGTGAGGTGGGAGATTAA
- a CDS encoding HAD family hydrolase — protein sequence MSLPAPVRPLLVLDLDETLWHGVRVPGGLKLSLRPHLAEFLTAVSTAYDLAIWTAATEDWMLEGLAGVQAATGFDLRERAFFLWHRERCTFRRDAEGQFAFFKPARKFKARWIRGRYPPERILVVDDRAENYACSYGHLVRVSEWCGEEGDDELQRLAPYLLSIAAEPNLRTLEKRGWRLKG from the coding sequence TTGAGCCTGCCCGCGCCTGTCCGACCCCTGCTGGTCCTTGACCTCGATGAAACGCTGTGGCACGGCGTCCGGGTGCCGGGCGGCCTGAAACTGAGCCTGCGCCCGCATCTGGCCGAATTTCTGACGGCGGTGTCTACGGCCTACGATCTGGCCATCTGGACGGCGGCCACTGAGGACTGGATGCTCGAAGGGCTGGCTGGAGTTCAGGCGGCCACCGGCTTCGACCTCCGTGAGCGCGCCTTCTTTCTGTGGCACCGGGAGCGCTGCACCTTTCGGCGCGACGCCGAGGGTCAGTTCGCCTTCTTCAAGCCTGCCCGCAAGTTCAAGGCCCGCTGGATTCGCGGGCGCTATCCACCTGAGCGGATTCTGGTGGTCGATGACCGGGCCGAGAACTACGCCTGCAGCTACGGTCATCTGGTGCGGGTCAGTGAGTGGTGCGGCGAGGAAGGCGATGACGAGTTGCAGCGGCTCGCGCCGTACCTGCTGTCCATCGCTGCTGAACCCAATCTGCGGACGCTGGAAAAGCGTGGCTGGCGCTTGAAGGGGTGA
- a CDS encoding heterodisulfide reductase-related iron-sulfur binding cluster: MLPLSSKILFFVFALVFGGLGVWGFYRLYLRIRRGAPATEPRFDVLGKRLISALVSSLTQERTFRRRTVISTFHAFIFYGFTYYVPVNLVDGLEGYFHFVITSNHVWGKVYNLLADVLSFLVLVGVIALVIRRLFSPSRRDFRFNGKSLLHPLVEQNYILRDSLIVSAFIVFHVGSRAIGQGAKLQLEGGDAWQPFSTLIGRAFFGGVSDAALYDWRVFGYWGALGSVLVFLAYFPYTKHVHIFMAPLNYTFKRQANSGTLPPMKGLEAAMEAEELKLGVEKLEDLEWPRLLDAYACIQCNRCQDVCPASATGKALSPAALEINKRMELNVIASHPSPFTLKAAPFESGAVTTHPLLEFAISEEAVWACTTCGACMQVCPVQDEQMLDIIDIRRQQVMVAGEFPPQLQSAFRGMERAQNPWGLSRDKRFEWADGLKVPTIDENPEPDIIYWVGCAASYDPSAQKVARSFVQLLDKAGVNYAVLGKKEACTGDSARRAGNEFLYQTLAQENIETLNQVHPKLIVATCPHCMNIIGNEYPQLGGHYQTMHHTEYLEKLVAGGQLQPGSLDLSVTYHDPCYLGRHNGVYDAPRHVIQSMGLEILELERSRENSFCCGAGGAQFWKEEEEGDGRISDNRFEEIQARLDAATVSAKAGKVLAVGCPFCKSMLNSTPTMQAQDQIIVKDVAELLLESVQRASGEWAEPTGPMQTPSPLEQPEVVSAPIAEQPMAAGHGEISADAPSNVVGETSASVINAQPESGPVPEVPAPPRKKWGQKDDVSPALGVEQNVEMTPTEAQPTRKKWGKQDDVSAEAVPQIAATSPEQVSSQQPSPEPAPARKKWGKAAAQDDVSDVPVEEKTAIQAAPAQSEPAERPRWKPGASKVEAAPAEPASTQAQAEKKIEGSPTERPKWKSGTPKAETVAAAEPAPQTVETAASALESSERPKWKPGAVKASAPAQTQSVQPEPAQSQPSSPEPLQSELAQTGPTPPAARPKWAPKAGARAADEAPVAAAPSRAESVQVEPTPVEPVQTQVTPTENAPAPSATGRKKWTPKKSVDLE, from the coding sequence GTGCTGCCGCTCAGTTCCAAAATTCTGTTTTTCGTGTTCGCACTGGTGTTCGGTGGCCTGGGCGTGTGGGGCTTTTACCGCCTCTACCTGCGGATTCGCCGGGGCGCACCCGCCACCGAACCCCGCTTCGATGTGCTGGGCAAGCGTCTCATCTCGGCCCTGGTCTCCTCACTGACCCAGGAGCGCACCTTCCGCCGCCGCACGGTCATCAGCACCTTTCACGCCTTCATCTTCTACGGCTTTACTTACTACGTGCCGGTCAATCTGGTCGACGGGTTGGAAGGCTACTTTCATTTCGTTATCACGTCCAACCATGTCTGGGGCAAGGTGTACAACCTGCTGGCCGACGTGCTGAGCTTCCTGGTGCTGGTGGGCGTGATCGCGCTGGTTATTCGCCGCCTGTTCTCACCGTCCAGACGTGATTTCCGCTTCAACGGCAAGAGCCTGCTGCACCCGCTGGTCGAGCAGAACTACATTTTGCGCGATTCGCTGATCGTCAGCGCCTTCATTGTGTTCCACGTCGGCAGCCGGGCCATCGGTCAGGGAGCCAAGCTGCAACTGGAGGGCGGCGACGCCTGGCAGCCGTTCTCCACGCTGATCGGGAGGGCCTTCTTCGGCGGCGTTTCCGACGCGGCGCTCTACGACTGGCGCGTCTTCGGTTACTGGGGCGCGCTCGGCTCGGTGCTGGTGTTCCTGGCCTACTTTCCCTATACCAAGCACGTCCACATCTTCATGGCTCCGCTGAATTACACCTTCAAGCGTCAGGCCAACTCCGGCACGCTGCCGCCGATGAAGGGCCTGGAAGCGGCGATGGAGGCTGAGGAGCTGAAGCTCGGCGTGGAGAAACTCGAAGACCTGGAATGGCCTAGATTGCTCGACGCCTACGCCTGCATCCAGTGCAACCGCTGCCAGGACGTGTGCCCGGCCAGTGCCACCGGAAAGGCGCTGTCGCCCGCCGCGCTGGAGATCAACAAGCGCATGGAGCTGAACGTCATCGCCTCGCATCCCAGTCCGTTCACGCTGAAGGCCGCGCCATTCGAGAGCGGGGCCGTCACGACCCACCCCCTGCTGGAGTTCGCCATCAGCGAGGAGGCGGTGTGGGCCTGCACCACCTGCGGCGCGTGCATGCAGGTCTGCCCGGTGCAAGACGAGCAGATGCTCGACATCATCGACATTCGCCGTCAGCAGGTGATGGTCGCGGGCGAGTTTCCGCCGCAGCTTCAGTCGGCCTTTCGGGGCATGGAGCGGGCGCAAAATCCCTGGGGCCTGTCACGCGACAAGCGCTTCGAGTGGGCCGACGGCCTCAAGGTGCCCACCATCGACGAGAACCCCGAACCCGACATCATCTACTGGGTGGGCTGCGCGGCCAGCTACGATCCCAGCGCGCAGAAGGTGGCCCGCAGCTTCGTGCAACTGCTCGACAAGGCGGGTGTGAATTACGCGGTGCTGGGCAAGAAGGAAGCCTGCACTGGCGACAGCGCCCGCCGCGCCGGCAACGAGTTTTTGTACCAGACGCTGGCCCAGGAGAATATCGAGACGCTCAATCAGGTGCACCCCAAGCTGATCGTCGCCACCTGCCCGCACTGCATGAACATCATCGGCAACGAGTACCCGCAACTCGGCGGCCACTACCAGACCATGCACCACACCGAGTATCTGGAGAAGCTGGTGGCGGGCGGCCAGCTCCAGCCGGGGTCGCTTGACCTGTCAGTGACCTATCACGATCCCTGCTACCTGGGCCGCCATAACGGCGTCTACGACGCGCCGCGCCACGTTATTCAGAGCATGGGCCTGGAAATTCTGGAACTGGAACGCAGCCGCGAGAATTCGTTTTGCTGCGGGGCGGGCGGCGCTCAGTTCTGGAAGGAGGAGGAGGAGGGCGACGGGCGCATCTCCGACAACCGCTTCGAAGAGATTCAGGCCCGGCTGGACGCGGCGACTGTTTCGGCCAAGGCAGGCAAGGTGCTGGCGGTGGGTTGCCCCTTTTGCAAGTCCATGCTCAACTCCACGCCCACCATGCAGGCCCAGGACCAGATCATCGTCAAGGACGTGGCCGAATTGCTGCTGGAAAGTGTGCAGCGCGCAAGCGGCGAGTGGGCCGAACCGACGGGGCCGATGCAGACCCCCAGCCCGCTGGAGCAGCCGGAAGTCGTCAGCGCCCCGATTGCCGAGCAGCCGATGGCTGCCGGGCACGGCGAGATCAGCGCCGACGCACCCTCGAATGTGGTGGGAGAGACGAGCGCCTCGGTGATCAACGCGCAGCCGGAGAGCGGGCCAGTGCCAGAAGTCCCGGCCCCGCCACGCAAAAAGTGGGGACAGAAAGACGATGTGAGTCCCGCGCTGGGTGTGGAGCAAAACGTGGAAATGACGCCCACTGAAGCCCAGCCGACCCGAAAGAAATGGGGCAAGCAGGACGATGTAAGTGCCGAAGCGGTGCCTCAAATAGCCGCAACCAGTCCGGAGCAGGTCAGTTCACAGCAGCCCAGCCCCGAACCCGCCCCAGCCCGCAAGAAATGGGGTAAGGCCGCTGCTCAGGATGACGTGAGCGACGTGCCAGTGGAGGAGAAGACGGCTATTCAGGCCGCTCCTGCTCAGAGCGAACCCGCCGAGCGCCCCAGGTGGAAACCTGGCGCATCCAAAGTGGAGGCTGCGCCCGCTGAACCGGCCAGCACTCAAGCCCAGGCTGAGAAAAAGATCGAAGGCTCGCCCACTGAACGTCCTAAGTGGAAGTCTGGCACGCCGAAAGCCGAAACTGTTGCCGCTGCCGAACCTGCACCCCAAACCGTCGAGACCGCTGCCTCCGCGCTGGAGTCATCCGAGCGGCCCAAGTGGAAGCCGGGAGCAGTCAAGGCTTCAGCGCCCGCTCAGACTCAATCTGTTCAGCCTGAACCCGCCCAATCTCAACCCAGTTCGCCTGAACCCCTCCAGAGCGAACTTGCCCAGACTGGACCCACTCCACCCGCCGCCCGCCCCAAATGGGCACCTAAAGCCGGGGCACGGGCAGCAGATGAAGCTCCAGTCGCCGCTGCGCCAAGTCGGGCTGAATCAGTTCAAGTTGAACCGACTCCAGTCGAACCCGTCCAGACACAAGTTACGCCCACCGAAAACGCCCCGGCCCCCTCCGCGACGGGCCGCAAAAAGTGGACGCCGAAAAAGAGCGTGGATTTGGAATGA